A single region of the Gossypium arboreum isolate Shixiya-1 chromosome 12, ASM2569848v2, whole genome shotgun sequence genome encodes:
- the LOC108477572 gene encoding LOW QUALITY PROTEIN: carbonic anhydrase 2 (The sequence of the model RefSeq protein was modified relative to this genomic sequence to represent the inferred CDS: inserted 3 bases in 2 codons; substituted 1 base at 1 genomic stop codon) — translation MELLANSLIWFLVFACSDSRICPWHILDFQPGXAFMVRNIANMVLPYDKTKYSGXIEYAVLHLKVENIVVIGHSCCGGIKGVMSIPEDGTTGSDFIEEMCTXEKTKVKTELSFSEQCTICEKEDVNESLENRFTYPFVREAVSKKSLELKGAHYDFVNGNFDFWNLDFKLTSTLAL, via the exons ATGGAG TTATTAGCTAACTCTTTGATATGGTTTTTGGTATTTGCTTGCTCGGACTCTCGAATCTGCCCTTGGCACATCCTGGATTTCCAACCAGGGTAGGCTTTTATGGTCCGAAACATAGCCAATATGGTCCTGCCCTATGATAAG ACCAAATATTCAG CCATTGAATATGCAGTCTTGCATCTCAAG GTGGAGAATATTGTGGTTATTGGACATAGCTGCTGTGGAGGTATCAAAGGGGTAATGTCTATCCCAGAGGATGGGACCACTGGTAG TGATTTCATAGAAGAGATGTGCAC TGAAAAGACTAAGGTGAAGACAGAGCTGAGTTTCTCGGAGCAGTGTACCATTTGTGAGAAG GAGGATGTGAATGAATCTCTGGAAAACCGATTCACATATCCATTTGTGAGAGAGGCAGTGTCAAAGAAAAGCCTTGAGTTGAAGGGTGCACATTATGATTTTGTTAATGGAAACTTTGATTTTTGGAATCTCGACTTCAAGCTTACATCCACTCTAGCTCTATGA
- the LOC108479376 gene encoding uncharacterized protein At4g28440-like, translating to MAESKSLRKPVFTKVDQLRPGTSGHTLTVKVVSTKMVLQKGRADGPQVRQMRIAECLVGDETGMIIFTARNEQVDLMKEGATVTLRNAKIDMFKGSMRLAVDKWGRVEVDEPASFNVKEDNNLSLIEYELVNVVEE from the exons ATGGCAGAATCGAAGTCATTGAGGAAACCTGTTTTCACCAAGGTGGACCAACTTCGCCCTGGCACTAGTGGTCACACTCTTACTGTCAAGGTTGTCAGCACAAAGATGGTATTGCAGAAGGGTCGTGCTGATGGTCCTCAAGTTCGTCAAATGCGAATTGCGGAATGCCTGGTAGGAGACGAGACAGGAATGATTATCTTTACCGCTAGAAATGAACAAG TGGACTTAATGAAAGAGGGTGCCACTGTAACTCTCCGCAACGCGAAAATAGACATGTTTAAAGGATCAATGAGGCTTGCAGTGGACAAGTGGGGTCGTGTTGAGGTTGATGAACCTGCCAGTTTCAATGTGAAGGAAGATAACAATCTGTCACTGATAGAGTATGAGCTGGTGAATGTTGTTGAAGAGTGA
- the LOC108479374 gene encoding uncharacterized protein LOC108479374, giving the protein MEMGYMWMRRVRFGVNPLSLAMAYSSSATTLPCFPPHPLFSFTCFKPPPLISLPSSYGPRSISISTPSCCSSASSLLSLPENHDFPDGERGQTYTHLSKGSKVLLKGLNYAEFQEWVQSHGFRPGQALMLWKRLYGDNIWAHDIDELKGLNKDFKKMLSEHAELRALSLKDLLTASDGTRKILFALDDGLVIETVVIPCDRGRTTVCVSSQVGCAMNCQFCYTGRMGLRRHLTAAEIVEQAVYARRLLSGDVGSITNVVFMGMGEPFHNIENVIRAADIMVDEQGLHFSPRKVTVSTSGLVPQLKRFLHESKCALAVSLNATTDEVRNWIMPINRKYKLSFLLETLREELKFKNNYKVLFEYVMLAGINDSIEDAKRLIDLVKGIPCKINLISFNPHCGSQFRPSNDEKMIEFRNILAEGGCIVFMRFSRGDDQMAACGQLGNPGSSQAPLLRVPEQFRVALNLGV; this is encoded by the exons ATGGAGATGGGTTATATGTGGATGAGGCGAGTCCGATTCGGAGTTAACCCTCTCTCCCTCGCTATGGCTTATTCCTCCTCTGCTACTACACTTCCTTGTTTTCCCCCTCACCCTCTCTTTTCCTTCACTTGTTTCAAACCGCCTCCCCTCATTTCCTTACCTTCTTCCTATGGCCCTCGCTCCATTTCTATTTCCACCCCCTCTTGCTGCTCTTCTGCATCCTCACTACTTTCCCTCCCAGAAAACCATGATTTCCCTGATGGTGAACGTGGCCAAACCTATACACATCTGTCCAAGGGCTCCAAGGTGCTTCTCAAAGGGCTGAATTATGCCGAATTTCAA GAATGGGTTCAATCACATGGATTCAGGCCTGGTCAGGCTTTAATGTTATGGAAGCGTCTCTATGGAGACAATATCTGGGCACATGATATTGATGAactaaaag GATTAAACAAAGATTTCAAGAAAATGCTGAGTGAGCATGCTGAACTTAGGGCCTTGTCCTTGAAAGATCTTCTCACTGCATCTGATGGCACTAGAAAG ATATTGTTTGCGCTGGATGACGGGTTGGTAATAGAAACAGTTGTGATACCTTGCGATAGGGGCAGGACAACTGTTTGCGTTTCGAGTCAAGTGGGCTGTGCCATGAATTGCCAATTCTGCTATACTGGCAG GATGGGTCTGAGGAGGCATTTAACAGCAGCCGAGATCGTAGAGCAAGCAGTATATGCAAGGCGATTGCTCTCTGGTGATGTTGGTTCTATTACGAATGTTGTATTTATG GGAATGGGTGAGCCATTTCATAATATTGAAAATGTCATAAGAGCTGCTGATATCATGGTGGATGAACAAGGCCTTCACTTTAGCCCTCGCAAGGTCACTGTTTCTACAAGCGGACTTGTCCCTCAGCTGAAACGTTTTCTCCATGAATCAAAATGTGCATTAGCTGTTAGTTTGAATGCTACAACTGATGAG GTCAGAAATTGGATCATGCCAATTAATCGGAAGTATAAATTAAGCTTTCTTCTTGAGACCCTTAGGGAGGAACTAAAGTTCAAAAATAACTACAAAGTTCTATTTGAATATGTGATGCTAGCGGGAATCAATGACAG CATTGAAGATGCAAAGAGGTTAATCGATCTTGTGAAGGGTATTCCATGCAAAATCAATCTTATTTCATTTAATCCTCATTGTGGTTCTCAATTTAGACCGAGCAACGATGAGAAGATGATCGAGTTTAGAAATATTTTAGCAGAAGGTGGTTGCATTGTTTTTATGCGCTTCAGTAGAGGTGATGATCAGATGGCTGCCTGTGGTCAGCTGGGGAATCCCGGATCAAGTCAAGCACCATTGCTCCGTGTTCCGGAGCAATTCCGGGTGGCTCTAAACTTGGGCGTGTGA